From the Helianthus annuus cultivar XRQ/B chromosome 17, HanXRQr2.0-SUNRISE, whole genome shotgun sequence genome, the window atttttattaaTTCTACAAATCTTATTTAGTTGCACTAAgccttttattttatcttttttggACATTTAATAAAAGTTGTGTAAGTTATGACCCCTTCTTTTGAGATAAAAAGATAACCTAAATCAACTAATACATTAACGACATGGGTCGAAAGGACTAATTACATATGGAGACATGTATGACTTGGGCCGAAAATTCTTTAGGTTCGTTCTCAGTCAGATCGGCTAGGAAAGTCTTGGAGAGAGCTCTGTACTAGTGTGTTGTACATTTGTGAGAAGTGTACAACCGATAAGTGCACTAGGGGCCGAAAATTCTTTAGGTTCGTTCTTTAGGTTGAATTGGGTCAAACTCACACTCTTAGCATTTTTTGTTGGTGTATTAGTGTGTTGTACATTTGTGAGAAGTGTACAACCGATAAGTGCACTAGGGGTTGTGACATGTGAAGCGAGTTTGTTCATTTTATGACTTGCAAGTTGTGTAAAAGAGTATTTCAAAGACAACAAGGAAGATCTCGGTGAGGATTACAAATTTGTGTTTAATTCAAAGGATGGAGAAGAAGCTATGGTATATTTATAATCATTTTATTAGTTTTTATCGTTTTGTCGTAAACAAGTCAACTCAGCACAACGTAAGAAAAATGTGGACTATTCTTTGGGAGTATACATAATTACATATGATGATAAAAAATGAAGTAATAGTTTTTTTTCTTCTCTAACTGAATTGTACAAAGGCATTCAATTATGAGGTCTGCATCCTCATTTTTCAGTTTCGTTTGCTTTCGGCTTtatctaataaagattttgttGATCGTTTATATTTATACCCGAAAAGTAAGTGTTTTAATTCATTTTGTCTGATCAACGTACTTTTGAATTTATTATGCCAGACCATAGATTAATGATTAATCTTAGTAACTTTCTTAAACctgggaagcaatcccgggtgataacctagtaaaaGGATAATAAAtgaagagttaattgctcggatggtccctgtggtttcacgttttttcacgtttagtccccaccttttgaaaatagcaggtatgctccatatggtttgtcattttgttactcggatagtccctgagtagatgtcagttagtttggaaatagcaggtatgctccctatggtttgtcattttgttactcgatagtccccagagtaaatgtttggggaccatccgagtaacaaaatgacaaaccatagggagcatacatgttatttcaaaaggtggggactaaacgtgaaaaagcgtgaaaccacagggaccatccgggcaattaactcaaaAATGAATGAAGTCTATTAGTGCCTTTACATCCctaatactttattttattttattttatttattttattatttctcATATACTATTTCCGAGAAAAGTTGTACCGTTAATTTTCATtcaaattaataaataaagtagATTTGTTTAGGTTTAAAAAGTGTAACTgaaattagtttttattttttatattgaCTGATAAACTCATATATTATTTTTTACATATcgtttattaaattatataataataattttcgtattttaaaatatatatagtCAAAACACATTTGTCATAAAAAAACGTTTTTTAAATATGCGTTACATAAACAACTCAAATCTTTTTTTAAAGTGTTGAAAATGAAATAATTTACAATGGATTTCAAAATACGACGACTTAAAGATTAAAAATTTTGGTTGATATATTGATTACTAAAAGAAGTAGCTTCAGTCAAATGAAGGTAATGTTAAAAGAATCTAGTTTATCATTTTTGTGTTTATAGTGCATTgattgttaaaaaaaaagttttgacaCATGATTGTGAATACAAAAACAAAATATAAGTCAGATCATCCCCTTAAAATGTTTTTCCACCACTTTCTAACTAGTAGCGGAGATTGAACGAAAATTTGATGGGGGGCGGACTCTCAAAATCCAAATAGGTGGGAGACGGACTCTagaaaatccaatattttacatTAAAACAAAATTTCAGTAAAATTAACACTACGAACGAAATTTGATGGGGCCGGGGCACCACCGGGCCTAAAGGAAGCTATGCCCCTTGCCTGAGCGGCTGAGCGTATGAAAAAATTATCCGTTTTATGTatgtaggtaaaaaaaaatttgaggTTGCCCCTAAATTTTTCTTTTAGATTTGTCACTACTGATTTGACAACTTTTAGATATAAAGGATCGTACCGTTCAATTTTTAGAAAACGTAAAGGACCTTTTAGATTCCAACCTGCCTCTATAGGTAGTAACTGTTTCGTTTTGTGTTACCCATACATTCCTTCTTTTAGTCTCCCTACAGCGATCATCTGCTTCTTTGCTACTCACAAGTGCATTATGGCTTCAGGCAATCAGAATGTGTTGATTTTTGAGAAGACACCAGAACAAGAACAGGAGGAACTCACATCAGCTGCTGCTCCCCTCACAGCTTTCAAGTTTCCAGCAACCATCTTCAACCGTGAGGCTGCCATCAACGCAGGCTTCACTCACAAAATCTTTCTCAAGCTTGTCCAAACTGTTGCTCGTTTCAAGGACCATGATCAACTCCCACAGGTTGTGAGTCTTGGCGTTAAGCAGAACATCTTCACGATTCACCCACCATGTGTGatttgaagcagtttgttgcctTTTCAAGGTTCCTCAAGTCTAAGGAGGGTCAGGATGCTATTGTGGGGATTAATAAGCATGCTAAGTTAAAGAAGCGTGCTGCTGGGGTTTTCGAGCCGTCCGATGTGGCTTTGGAGACTCTTCTTCAGATGCAGAGGCAGGATTACTCTCAAGCCTTGAAGTCTGAGATGTTGGAGTACGATAAGAAGATTGCGGATTTGAAGATGGAGATCCGTCGTCTTGAGGAGAGGATGGAGCTACGTAAGGAGGAGGTTATTGCAGCTTTTGTTCCTGCGTCTGTTCAGGCGAAAATGGCTCAGGGTGGGCAGGATTATGCTATAAATAATAATGGTCAGTTGGGGAAAATGGCAAGGGATATTGAGTTTGTAAAGGAGGGTGAGAATTCGAAGATGTTGTTTGAGTATGCCAAATCGAAGTTGTTGTCCTTTCGGGAGCAATGCGATGTCAAGGGAGAGAGGAACCTGAAGAATCTTCTGGCTTCAGCAGGTGCAGGAGAGATTGTAGACCAGGCGCAAGCTCTTGGGCTCTATAAGCCCCGTGGGGTTACCCCAGAACCATTCGCCGGAGGGGGTGGTCGACGAGGATGTGCTAAGAAGAAAAGAGCAGATGGGGATAAGGATCTTCAACAATGATGCAACACCAGGCCCTTTTCCGCGGTCTTTTGCATTAAGGAGAAGTATTAAGACGGTTTTAATATGATTTTGGTATGATTTGGGACTACACCGTGTAAAACTAAAGATTTAATATGATTTCTTTCaagaaaaagttttaaatacAATAGTCCTTAACATGCGATGCGTATGATATTAAATACGCATGCTATAAAATTCAAATCCTAATCACGCATGAACaatatataacatgcgtgattagggtttacTCCATGCGTGATTTTCTGATTTGTTCATGCGTGATTATATGGTTTTGTTCATACGTGATTAGGGTTTGAATTGTATAACATGCTTGATTTAATATCGTACGCATCGCACGTTAAGgactattgtacgttaaccttccgTTTCTTTCAAAAAGGCACAAGTTCGCCATTGTATTTCTTTCCTCGTCAAGTCTTCACTCATTGTCTTCATGCTCTAACAACAGCTACGTCTATCACCACTCAAAGCGGTCGGAAAACAACTGCACTAGGTAATGATGAGGGATCAAACTCAAAGAAAACGACAATTATTGATGAAAACAACTCCAGTAGTTCCACCCCTACCTGTTCCATATAATTATACTACTAACCTACCTTATACTAAATGGGTTCTTTATCCATTTGTGTCGTCGGGGTTATTTACTGTCGCATTATTTGGTAGCACTTTCATATGAGAGTATGAGACAGtaaaattatatatcttataaaaataataatactaactagtttcatcatcaaaatcatcaaaaacacacataaaaataacataaattgcttgaaattgacacaaaaagtcaacATCAAAAAACAAATATCAAAAACCCCTGAGGCGCACGCAACCTTTTTAGCGCCTCGGCTCCTTTGAGGCGCACGTACAACAGAAACcccctgaggcgcgcctcagaatCGGTTTTTGGGGTTTCGCCTTGAGGCGCGCCTCGCCTCaaccgttttttaaaaccatgctCCATATAACCTCATGAATTCATTTTGTCCGTACATCTGAATTACTAGTCTAATAAATCCCTTCTCTAAAAACAACACATTCGTTACTCGACATTTTAGCGAACAAACAAACACCACCATGTCAACCCCCGACCCAATTCATACTATAGATTGAACTTGCCCAACCCACCCATCTTGGCATCTCTTTAAGAACCTTCAACATGAAATGCAAACGGCTCACGGTCATGGAAAACATATTCGTCAAGCGTTACTCGTTTTTAAAGTACAACTTTCATATCACGTATTTATGTGTCACAAGACAAAAcgcataaaataaaaatataaaaggaGAACACATCCTTGAACAGCAGTCAGCAATTTGTGCATTATCTGTCCTTAAAGCTCGTCATCGATAACATGCAGCAACACACTCAAACATCATATTCTTGGAGCTGCAACAAAAACAAGTAAACCAAATATTAATAACTAGGGGTATCAATCAACCGTGTAGGGTTAGCAGGCTGACAGAACAAACTGAGGAACCCAAACACAGCTCAAATTTTATTCGTGTCAAAAACATCAACCCTATCTAGCTATACTTACAATTATGTAACCTGAACACGACCTGTTTAACCCGTTTATCTAAGTCAAACAGGTTGAGGGTTTGACATGTTGTAAACGTGTTAAAACAGTtataagagtgaatttcaaggacggtcctttatctttatacccattttcaggcgctgtcctttatgttttcatatcatacacgttttgtcctttaggcctagcccagttagtttttttcagttaaatttggtcatgtgctttgcacatgagggcatttttgtcaattcaaaggttgcagaagctttgagctgtaaatctgccgttgaacttacctttgaattgacaaaaatgccctcatgtgcaaagtaTATGActaaatttaactgaaaaaactaactgggttaggcctaaaggacaaaacgtgtatgatatgaaaacataaaggacaaaactcgtcaattttgaacataaaggacagcgcctgaaattgggtataaagataaaggacaatccttgaaattcactccaGTTATAACTAaattgaaaaattaagtgttcaGAAAATTGTATGCAAGAATTTAAAAGAGTGATTAGCGTACCTCCACCCATTGTTGCTTCTGGCAATCTTTCAATGGAGTACTTGTGCTGAGTGATATACATAATTGGTACCCCAGGTATCTGATTACATAAATATTGATCCAAAATAAATCTAGAGTAAATCATGTAAAACTTGAgataaaaaaaaagagagagagataAGATTTGTTGAAATGAAACGTACCTTGCGAATCCTACGCTTCAAATCTCTATCACAAGTTGCTACCATATAACACTTATGCTGTTTCAACGAAAAAACTTATGAGATTCAGTAAAAAACACGcgacgattttgacaattttaTTAATGTAAAACAAGAAAATAATTACCTGAGTAACTCTTTCAACTATGCAGTCATCAGCGTAAGTCCCTTTGTGAGTGCACGGAAGCCTTTCAAATCTAGGATCCTTAGCAATTCTGTTTTGAGCAATAAAACAACAATAAAGAAAACATGTATTCGCAAGACGTTTTAAAGATCTACGTTCATTTTCTGAAATAAAAAATATGACTTTCGTGATTCCTTTGAAGTACAACGTACATACAAAACTAATCGTATCTAATAACGCTCTCAGCAGAACTATATTTTTTACTTGATGGGTGAGCAGAAAAACTTGAGACCGTCAAACGGAGTTCGGCCAATAACTTAAGGAAGTCACGACGAGATAAGTTACCTCAAAGCAACACGATATTTTTGACCAAGTTTCTCGAGTTCAGCCATCACACAATCCGTAATGCATGGAGTGCCTGTAGGAAAATAATATTGGACcgaaattaaataaaagaaaagctGAAATATCATGAAATTCCTATGTTACCTAACTTTGTTTAATATTTCAATTCTTACATTTGGCTAATGCACCAAAAGAATAGAGTAAAAACTTCGTTGATTCTTAATCTATAACGATAGCTTAACATAAAGAATAGAGTAAAAACTTACATTTTGCATATAAACAGTCCATCATTCCTTTCTCCAAGTCCAGCTACACCAAATATTAGAAACATTTATCATAATGtccaaataaataaataaataaaatcataCAAAAATTTCAGAAGCATCTTTCTTTTAAACAACTTCCAAAGAGTTCTATGAAAAAAAACAGGTTGTTCGTGTCAAAGACATCAACCCTAACCCAACCCGGAAACTTTTAAAAGCGTTAACCTAAATGTGACACGTGTAACCCATTTATCTAAAGAATAAAGATTCAGGTAAACAGGTCATAAAAGGTTGGAAGGCAATTAACAGGCTGTGATAAATAAATTAAATGGGCAGCGTAGTCAAGCGTTTTCCGGCGCCATAACCCACCATAACGCCCGGGCACACCGTCCCCGGGGCGCTATGGCTTCGAATTGTTCTAGCGCGTGATGGACATAATGGTTGGAACACATTTGCCTCTctcactcacacacacacacacatatatatacatacatatataacccCACATCTACATGACACCCCACtacacactcaagttatataaCCCCCCATAACCCCCTTTTCATACAACATTTGGGCTATAAGCCCCCATGAGGGGTTaagactacacatggcctaaacCCGATTCGCGGTCTGACTGGTCATGTTCAGTTAAAAGATTTAAGCAAGTTAACCCGAACACGACGACACGTGATATAAGACCCAAAACCTAACTAATTTCATGTAATTGAGACAACTAGAAAACCCAAATAACATAAAGCAAAACTCACTTTATTTTGAATGGAGAAATTGATGAAATTGGTATCAACCAACACTCGATAAGGAGGTCCTAAAGCTGTATTGTACGTGAAGAACAGAGCAGAGGAAACATAAGGCCTGCAAATCACAATTCATACTTCAAATCATGATAAATATACACAGACACAGACATATGGATTATTAACTTACACGTTTCTGGGGAGATTCTCCTTCGTTAAATCTTTTTTATTAGGGTTCAAAACCTCTTCTTTATGTCTGAAAAAAACAGATGATTTATGAGGTGAAAATGTTGATAACTGATGAATTGAAAGAGGGAAAGAGATTTGTTACTGTTTGATTGCTTTATGAGAGACCAATTTCTTCATTACTGCGAATTTAGGACCCTTCTTTGATCTCCCCATCTCTGTGTGTCTGTCTGTAACAGAGATTATGTTATTCGGGACTTATAAACCCTAAAACCCTGATGTGTGAAATAAACCGGTTCGCCCCTGACCGTCCTTtttttaacaacaacaacaacaaccatacccagtaaatcccacaaatagcaaagctacttataaggtctggggagggtgggatgtagacagaccttgcctctatccctatggatagagagagagaccctcggctccaaaacaAACATCATACCAACACACCAAGTCAAAGAACATAGCAATAAGAAGTCAgcaatataatgtaaatcatgtataataTCAATACAATATAATAACATCATACCAATACCAAGAAAGTTATCAGAGTCacacaatataatgtaaatcatgtataataTCATACAACATTTGGGCATGAACACAGGAATGCAATAACCGGTAAGGTCACTTAAAGAATAAGAAAACCTACGTCCCTAAAATACACCTAGGACCTTACTGCAATATCCCCTAAAAGTCCTTTTTTTTAAGCCGTCCTTTTTTAAGTCCTTACTGCAACATTTGGGCATGACCGTCCTTTTTTTAAGCCGATGTGAAAagctaaggggctgtttggtaaaTCTGAATAGTTAAGTACTGAACTAGTAAGATGTTTGaactattaagtgctgaaccaataagtggtctaaaccattaagagtcagtataatATTTAATCGTTCAGAGgaaaatgtctgaccaattcagattggaggtcttaaccattcagactcaataTAATGCTTAATCATTCAAAGACACATGTCTGAACTAGGgatgctaaacgggtcgtgttggcgggttcaacccgacccgaacccgaaaatcgtgcCATATATATGAACCCAAACCCGACCGGAATATTTGCATACTGACACGAACCTGGCTTGTTCAACCcgaatttttgattttttttccaccaaattaatatattaaaattaacatACTGcaaaaaacacaaatttatataataaaattacattaaaatcataaaaatttatGTCAACTTCCATTTTAAGTTATATTTatagcataaaatacacacccaatttaatttgtgacataaaacatattttaaaaatataatataatagaaatgggttaaacgggtcaacccgccaacacgactgggttgacccgaacctggcccgtttagctaaatgggttcgcgggttcaacctgagactgacccgaacccgtttagactaaacccaaacccacaaatttcgtgttaggtttgtGTCGTGTTTTcaggtcgtgtcagaaattcccACCCCtagtctgaaccattcagacatctgctcgtgaaacaaacaatctaaaccattaaggggctgtttgtttttCCATAGAAGAGCTTTCTGGCCTCTTATGTCTGCATagcgcagaccacgcgcagacattTGGATttgcagactgtttgttttttcgaagacatttcattaaaaaaccTATGTGCGCCCTCTTTTTGGTGCAGTCGTGGGTTCTCCTCTTCTGACATCTTCTAACCTCTGCCCTCATATCAAAACACACTTCTTTCTCCTCAGCCCCAAACCCTATCACCTCTCCACCCCTTCTCCTCACCAGCCACCACTCTCCCACCTGCCACCACCCTCCCACCGTCTGCCACCCTCCTACCGTCGCCGCCACGGTGCAATTTGCCGAGAAACAACCGTCGCACACCAGTAGCACCGAGATCAGTGGTCACCTCATTGAGTTCCTCTTTGCCTCACAAGTCGCCTCAATTTCATCACTACTTTGGGCGGTTACGTCGCTCGATTCACATTCGCAGGTTTTATCTAGGGTTTAAAAAGAAGTCGATCAAGATTTAGGATGATTCGGTTTGGGTAAAACAGGTTTCGGTGTAGAGTAGAGTGGGCATCGGTTAACTTGACTTCGATCGAATTGGTGGTAGTGACTATCACACCTAAGAATCGCCTAAATTTAAATATGTGAAAACCTCATTCTTGAACAATAAACTGGTACATATTTGGCATGGTTCTCGAACCTTGTTTAGAGATTTTCGCTGGTATTGACCTAGATTTGGACAGAGATGGGTGTTTGTGGTCAAAATCAATAATAAATTGATAAGCGAGAATATAATAAGATAGATGAATGTAtgtgttttattaataatcaataATCACAGATTCTCTCATACATACACTCGGTTTAGCCCCAATCCAAACAGTCTTTTTTGTTTGTTATGGATTGATATGATTCAGCAGTTTGTAgaagtaaaaaaacaaacaatcttcttcttgcagactgcagagatttggtccacctcttctgctaAAGATGTCtccagatgtggtccgcagactacagaggttttacctctgaaaaaacaaacagcacctaaatgttggaccagtaagagatctgaaccactAAGAGCcttattaagaggtaaacaaacagcccctaatatTAATACAGAGTAAACTACAATTTGGGTCTTGTGTCCTTGAGGTAAACCCTAAATGACATGTTTAATCCATATTTCCTAAAATTAAACACGTTAGTCGTTGTAATTACAGATCAAGAAATCAAGCAGCTCAAACGTAGTCGCATTTCAAGTGTCAAAGTACGCTGGGAAACTCAGCGTGGACCATAATTTACTTGGAAACATGTAGATCAAATAAAAGtcaaatatccgcatcttttccTAGAGTCTTCCTCTTAAAGAAACTTAGGGGAGACTGTAATATCAGTAATTTTTGTTACTTTGTGATCTTGTTTTGTGTTTCATATTTTGTAATCGTTGACGTTTAGATCAATAAAAAAATCGTTTAGAAATTTTACATACTTACAAATGcttatatttacaaaaatgtgccTAATTATTTAGTTTCTAGCATAAAATATCAATTATATCAACTTCAGGGGCTAAACTGAAAATTTGATACTTTCACCTTTCCTGCGCATAGCGGAGGAACATCTTGTGCCTCCTGCATGGTGCGGAGGCTCACAATTAACCTTTTGACTTTGTACTCCCACGTGCGTCATGGACGAACCACCTCTCCCTCCGTGCGACGCACGGAAGAACCCAATTTCAGCTATGTCGTCCCAGCTAAGGGATTTCGCCGTTTTCAACCTTTTGACCTCAAATTTAACCAATTTACTTGATTTTAACCACCATTATTTACTTTAAACATTTACCTAACATCTAACCTCCGTAATTAACCATAATCCATCCCTTTTTAACCACCAACCACCTCTAATTAATACCTCAACCACATTTGGGCGGTCAAAACATTTCAAATTGACCCGCCCAAAACTCTAACCCTACATAATCATTCTATAATTTGGAACCTCcatttcattcttttcattttccACTACATTTCCCCTCTACTCTCAAGCTCGATTCCTCTCTGCATTTCACGAAATTTGCAAATAAAAAACAGAAGGTTTGACTCGAGTTTCTGAGCTTAATACTTAGTCTTTAAACCTCATTCTTCTTGCATATGGTTGTATTCAATCCAGTAAACAAGACTCTTCTGAGGGTTTTGACATCCCTATTGGAATCCTTTCCAACCTTGCAAAAGAATGGGATTGGATCTTGTTCTTGTTCATGTTTATGTATTTTCATTTACCCTTTACCAAACCAAAGTGATAACCTAGTTCAATGATTGCCACTTTGTGTTAATGTTGGGTGTGAGtaggaggtcatgggttcaaACCCCACTCCCTGCATTATTTTTATTCTTTTTGCTATTTCTCATGTGCAATCATACTAACCACTTAACTACTCATGGATAGCCCATCTAACTAATAAAATATACCTTATACTATAATGTTCTATCTTATTAAAGTATTAGTTTAGcttaaccatatatatatatatatattggagggttcaaatgagaagtaATGATTATATGTAGGATATATGTAgtaaaattttgatatgtgtaggttttgtagattatatgtaggataattaatgattagttgactaactAATTAAAGAGtaaaaaaattaatgatatgagttataaatgaaatagtatttactaatatgccctttcttctttttattctcacattaaatttattctcaaatgaactttcccctatatatatatatatatatatatatatatatatatatatatatatatatatatatagtggagggttcaaatgagaacaaatcttttgtaagaataaaaaataacaatcttcaaccaataaaaatgatttcttttacttcatttaatttttgtatttaatataggtttaagggtatattggtaaaattagatagatcattaattgttagtcttcctttttattagctaactaaattaaaattgtaacttattttaaaaaaaaatatattttttcaaagaagaaaaaaaatattttaaagtgtaggataaagtatcaggtgtgtaggatgaattacgagttgtgtaggataaatttcagtatgtgtaggataaatttcaaaaacgtgtaggataaattttgatgtgtctaggcaaaaattttagtgtgtaggatgatagtctttatgactaactaactagtcaaaaataataataaatgagatgagagaaaaactatttaatgttttacaattgtaccctttgttctttttcttctcaaattaattttcttctcaaatgaacctcccctatatatatatatatatatatatatatatagtgatgtgattgttaaaaattcttataaatcataaaaaccatttTTGACCACCACACATATAAATAACATCCAAATAAATACCAAATATTTACCTCagatttatattttatatagtatTTGTTGCAAGCAAATACCTTAGGTTTTATAACCTTGCATATACACTAAGATAACCTTTGAGTTTTAAATAGTTCTATGCTTATTTTTAGTTGTTTTCATACATAACCCACTTTGGGATAATCTTTAAGTAAATAATACTTTTAAGATTAACACCCAATATCAATTATTAAATTACTTCCCATAACCGTAGTCGATTTCCTAATAAATCGACCACATGGAAAATAAACTTCTAAGTTCTCCAATACTTCGAATGTTATTATCCAACACGTTATGATGCGTTTTTTTCCATTTAAAGTTAGTTTTACTCTTACGTCTAGATCCAATCTAAGACTCGTATATTAGTTTTTccatttattcatttattctttcATCCATATACTTATACATGTGTACATTTTATCTTTTTAGGCTAGTCTTCCCTTATTCATCTTACTTATTACACTTGTTCGCAACTTCTCTTGGTTCATCTtcgcaaaaccgtgagtatacgtGA encodes:
- the LOC110922126 gene encoding rRNA-processing protein FCF1 homolog, producing the protein MGRSKKGPKFAVMKKLVSHKAIKQHKEEVLNPNKKDLTKENLPRNVPYVSSALFFTYNTALGPPYRVLVDTNFINFSIQNKLDLEKGMMDCLYAKCTPCITDCVMAELEKLGQKYRVALRIAKDPRFERLPCTHKGTYADDCIVERVTQHKCYMVATCDRDLKRRIRKIPGVPIMYITQHKYSIERLPEATMGGAPRI